One Deinococcus sp. LM3 genomic region harbors:
- a CDS encoding DUF4403 family protein: MHARYPERLMRRAPTRPLTRLLTPLVFTGLMTAQAAPSTASSAPTSTLTVPVTVPLAGVQVAANARVPLEFARVDEERAFLGGLLRVTLKGTVTRAGHVQIRALPDGSGLRISVPIRAAFRAEPGGAGAFLARDFGGEATVTLTVTPTITPDWEADVTIRGEANWTDPLSVELTQGVRVSVQSLVDTQVQAQLDTLAAQVRTTVREQARLRQRATTLWTRAQQPWTLPTPDPAYAHATPLTLSVTPFQFTPDALNITLGAQVRLNASLGRPTPHTPTPLPPLRRTPTLTPDLHLRVPARLPYPELSAAATREAARRTLTLPVPTSPTLRVTRVTLRPTGTTLTATINLQITGPLGLKLNATTDVRGTPTLDPATQTLTLESPTVTTRRQGLTGRALAWLADARAQAYIKQAARIDLTPHLNAAQSNLQRRLPFTPAPGITLAGQVRTLRLTSLNVTPDALIVTAEATGTLGANVQVE; this comes from the coding sequence ATGCACGCCCGTTACCCTGAACGCCTGATGCGCCGCGCCCCCACCCGACCCCTGACGCGCCTTCTCACGCCCCTGGTGTTCACTGGACTCATGACCGCCCAGGCCGCCCCCAGCACCGCCAGCAGCGCCCCCACCAGCACCCTGACCGTGCCGGTCACCGTGCCCCTGGCGGGCGTGCAGGTGGCCGCGAACGCCCGCGTGCCACTGGAATTCGCGCGGGTCGACGAGGAACGCGCCTTCCTGGGCGGCCTGCTGCGCGTCACGCTGAAAGGCACCGTCACCCGCGCCGGGCACGTGCAGATCAGGGCCCTGCCGGACGGCTCCGGGCTGCGCATCAGCGTCCCCATCCGCGCCGCCTTCCGCGCCGAACCGGGCGGCGCCGGCGCGTTCCTCGCGCGGGACTTCGGAGGCGAGGCGACCGTCACCCTGACCGTCACGCCCACCATCACCCCCGACTGGGAAGCGGACGTCACCATTCGCGGCGAAGCCAACTGGACCGACCCCCTCAGCGTCGAACTCACCCAGGGCGTGCGCGTCAGCGTGCAGTCCCTCGTCGACACGCAGGTACAGGCCCAGCTGGACACCCTGGCCGCGCAGGTCCGCACCACCGTCCGCGAACAGGCCCGCCTCCGCCAGCGCGCCACCACCCTCTGGACCCGCGCGCAACAACCCTGGACGCTCCCCACCCCCGACCCCGCCTACGCCCACGCCACCCCCCTCACCCTCAGCGTCACCCCCTTCCAGTTCACGCCCGACGCCCTGAACATCACCCTCGGCGCCCAGGTCCGCCTGAACGCCAGCCTCGGCCGACCCACCCCCCACACCCCCACACCCCTCCCACCCCTGCGCCGCACCCCCACCCTCACCCCCGACCTGCACCTGCGCGTCCCCGCCCGCCTCCCCTACCCCGAACTCTCCGCCGCCGCCACCCGCGAAGCCGCCCGCCGCACCCTCACCCTCCCCGTCCCCACCTCACCCACCCTGCGAGTCACCCGCGTCACCCTCAGGCCCACCGGCACCACCCTCACCGCCACCATCAACCTCCAGATCACCGGCCCCCTCGGCCTGAAACTCAACGCCACCACCGACGTCCGCGGCACCCCCACCCTCGACCCCGCCACCCAGACCCTCACCCTCGAGAGCCCCACCGTCACCACCCGCCGCCAGGGCCTCACCGGCCGCGCCCTCGCCTGGCTCGCCGACGCCCGCGCCCAGGCCTACATCAAACAGGCCGCCCGCATCGACCTCACCCCCCACCTGAACGCCGCCCAGAGCAACCTGCAACGCCGCCTCCCCTTCACCCCCGCCCCCGGCATCACCCTCGCCGGACAGGTCCGCACCCTGCGCCTGACCAGCCTGAACGTCACGCCCGACGCGCTGATCGTCACCGCCGAGGCGACCGGGACTCTCGGGGCCAACGTTCAGGTGGAGTAA
- a CDS encoding YigZ family protein, with the protein MSVVGSDLPAPFVTLAGPHRSDAVIENSEFLAFADRADSPEEALAQLGALRERYPDATHHCWAYRIGGAYRFGDDGEPGGTAGAPILRAIEGQGVDRVMVVVVRFYGGVKLGTGGLVRAYGGGAAECLRTAARVTVRARRALAVSVPFEFLGGLYHLLGSLDVVRGEEAYSGAGVSLRVEVFPEDVAGFVVALRDASRGAAEVVELPWGEE; encoded by the coding sequence ATGAGCGTGGTGGGTTCGGATCTGCCGGCGCCGTTCGTGACTCTGGCGGGGCCGCACCGGTCTGATGCGGTGATCGAGAACAGTGAGTTTCTGGCGTTCGCGGACCGGGCGGATTCGCCGGAGGAGGCGCTGGCGCAGCTGGGGGCGTTGCGGGAGCGGTACCCGGATGCGACGCATCACTGCTGGGCGTACCGGATTGGGGGTGCGTACCGCTTTGGTGATGATGGCGAGCCGGGTGGAACGGCGGGCGCGCCGATCCTGCGGGCCATCGAGGGGCAGGGCGTGGACCGCGTGATGGTGGTCGTGGTGCGGTTTTACGGTGGGGTGAAGCTGGGCACGGGCGGGCTGGTCCGGGCGTATGGGGGCGGGGCGGCGGAGTGCCTGCGGACGGCGGCGCGGGTGACGGTGCGGGCGCGGCGGGCGCTGGCGGTGTCGGTGCCGTTCGAGTTTCTGGGGGGCCTGTATCACCTGCTGGGGTCGCTGGATGTGGTGCGCGGCGAGGAGGCTTATTCGGGGGCCGGGGTGTCGCTGCGGGTGGAGGTGTTTCCGGAGGACGTGGCGGGGTTCGTGGTGGCGTTGCGGGATGCGTCGCGGGGGGCGGCGGAGGTCGTGGAGTTGCCGTGGGGTGAGGAGTGA
- the sufU gene encoding Fe-S cluster assembly sulfur transfer protein SufU has translation MLPDALSRQIIADHQRRPRHTGPLNGVAGVTLDNPGCGDQVTVWADVQDGRIGHLTFSGKGCAISQSSASLMTVALTGRTVPEARALAGQFRAMVMGEEPGSPQLGDLLALAGVSRLHARRRCALLAWRALEQTLGDSSDPA, from the coding sequence GTGCTGCCCGACGCGCTGTCCAGGCAGATCATCGCGGACCATCAGCGCCGCCCGCGCCACACCGGCCCGCTGAACGGCGTGGCGGGCGTCACGCTGGACAATCCGGGCTGCGGGGATCAGGTGACCGTCTGGGCCGACGTGCAGGACGGCCGGATCGGGCATCTGACCTTCAGCGGGAAGGGCTGCGCGATCAGCCAGAGCAGCGCCAGCCTGATGACCGTCGCCCTGACCGGCAGGACCGTGCCCGAAGCGCGGGCGCTGGCCGGGCAGTTCCGGGCGATGGTCATGGGCGAGGAACCGGGCAGCCCGCAGCTGGGGGACCTGCTGGCCCTCGCGGGCGTCAGCCGCCTGCACGCCCGGCGCCGGTGCGCGCTGCTGGCGTGGCGGGCGCTGGAACAGACGCTGGGAGACAGCAGCGACCCGGCCTGA
- a CDS encoding adenylosuccinate synthase: MPGIAIVGAQWGDEGKGKITDFLAPEAEFVVRYQGGANAGHTVTAKGQTFKLNLLPSGVLHDGTVSVLGDGMVIDADKFMEERRNLIAGGLTPDLRISDRAHLVLPHHKFVDGRKDFVGTTGRGIGPAYADRARRVGIRFGDLLDDGVLRERIERLLEAKPNSTRDAGWTSVDVAMESLAPTREALAPFIQDTGEQLRAAIRDGRNVLFEGAQATLLDLNYGTYPFVTSSHPTVGGILVGAGVNHKAIHKVYGVAKAFNTRVGHGPFLTEVHDEAGILRLRGDGSKPWDEFGTTTGRPRRVGWLDLHLLKYAVDVNGLDGLVINKMDVLAGLDEVPVCVGYDADGQPVMKRMKGWATTEGADSRATLAKDAQAYLDLIEETVNCPVVIFSAGPAREQTYGEVSWK; the protein is encoded by the coding sequence ATGCCTGGAATTGCGATTGTTGGCGCTCAGTGGGGCGATGAAGGCAAGGGGAAGATCACGGATTTCCTGGCGCCGGAAGCCGAGTTCGTGGTGCGGTATCAGGGCGGCGCGAACGCCGGGCATACGGTCACGGCGAAGGGGCAGACGTTCAAGTTGAACCTGCTGCCCAGCGGCGTGCTGCATGACGGGACGGTCAGCGTGCTGGGTGACGGGATGGTCATCGACGCGGACAAGTTCATGGAGGAACGCCGGAACCTGATCGCGGGTGGCCTGACCCCGGACCTGCGCATCAGTGACCGGGCGCACCTGGTGCTGCCTCACCACAAGTTCGTGGATGGCCGGAAGGACTTCGTGGGCACGACCGGGCGCGGGATCGGCCCGGCGTACGCGGACCGGGCGCGCCGCGTGGGCATCCGGTTCGGTGATCTGCTGGACGACGGCGTGCTGCGCGAGCGGATCGAGCGGCTGCTGGAGGCCAAGCCGAACAGCACCCGCGACGCGGGCTGGACGAGCGTGGACGTGGCGATGGAGTCCCTCGCCCCGACCCGCGAGGCGCTCGCGCCGTTCATTCAGGATACGGGCGAGCAGCTGCGCGCCGCGATCCGTGATGGCCGCAACGTGCTGTTCGAGGGCGCGCAGGCGACCCTGCTGGACCTGAACTACGGCACGTACCCGTTCGTGACCAGCAGCCACCCCACGGTGGGCGGCATTCTGGTGGGGGCGGGCGTGAACCACAAGGCCATTCACAAGGTGTACGGCGTGGCGAAGGCCTTCAACACCCGTGTCGGGCATGGGCCGTTCCTGACCGAGGTGCATGACGAGGCGGGCATCCTGCGCCTGCGCGGCGACGGCAGCAAACCCTGGGACGAGTTCGGCACGACGACCGGCCGTCCGCGCCGGGTGGGCTGGCTGGACCTGCACCTGCTGAAGTACGCGGTGGACGTGAACGGCCTGGACGGGCTGGTCATCAACAAGATGGACGTCCTGGCGGGTCTGGACGAGGTGCCGGTCTGCGTGGGTTACGACGCGGACGGTCAGCCGGTCATGAAACGCATGAAGGGCTGGGCGACCACCGAGGGCGCCGACAGCCGCGCGACCCTGGCCAAAGATGCGCAGGCGTACCTGGACCTGATCGAGGAGACCGTGAACTGCCCCGTGGTGATCTTCTCGGCCGGCCCGGCCCGCGAGCAGACGTACGGCGAGGTCAGCTGGAAGTAA
- the folE gene encoding GTP cyclohydrolase I FolE, with protein sequence MSALTHSWLGAIGEDPEREGLIKTPHRVAKAWGFLTAGYQKTLHEAVGDAVFAADGSEMVIVKDIEFYSMCEHHMLPFYGRAHIAYIPDGQILGLSKFARIVDLYSRRLQVQERITTQVADAVQELLAPKGVAVVMEGVHLCMAMRGVQKQNSSTSTSAMRGLFKSDPRTRAEFMSAVQTTLRSR encoded by the coding sequence CTGAGCGCCCTGACCCACAGCTGGCTGGGCGCCATCGGGGAGGACCCGGAACGCGAGGGGCTGATCAAGACGCCGCACCGCGTGGCGAAAGCCTGGGGGTTCCTGACGGCCGGGTACCAGAAGACGCTGCACGAGGCGGTGGGGGACGCCGTGTTCGCCGCCGATGGCAGCGAGATGGTGATCGTGAAGGACATCGAGTTCTACTCCATGTGCGAGCACCACATGCTGCCCTTCTACGGCCGGGCGCACATCGCGTACATTCCGGACGGGCAGATTCTGGGCCTGAGTAAGTTCGCGCGGATCGTGGACCTGTACTCGCGCCGCCTGCAGGTGCAGGAGCGCATCACGACGCAGGTGGCGGACGCCGTGCAGGAACTGCTGGCGCCGAAGGGCGTGGCGGTCGTCATGGAGGGCGTGCACCTGTGCATGGCGATGCGGGGCGTGCAGAAGCAGAACAGCAGCACCAGCACGAGTGCCATGCGCGGCCTGTTCAAGAGCGACCCGCGTACCCGCGCGGAATTCATGAGTGCCGTGCAGACCACCCTGCGGTCCCGCTGA
- a CDS encoding M20 family metallopeptidase, translating to MTAIQDRVEELRTQLVAWRRHLHMNPEVGFEEHETAAYIEAELRKMPGLSVSRPTATSVLAVLKGGQPGRTVLLRADIDALPIHEENTFEFASTRPGVMHACGHDGHTAILLGVAALLSGDAASVPGEVRMIFQHAEEIGPGGAEELVMNTPLMDGVDVVTGLHLNSQLPAGVVAVKPGAFMAAPDMLELTIRGRGGHGAHPEEAVDPIAVGAQVVTNLQHVVSRMVAAQDALVVSITKFTSGTTHNVIPDTAELMGTVRTFDPALRERAPQLIERVIKGVCDAHGATYDLRYEFGYRPLINTDWVAAQLKDIALDVVGADLYRDAKPTMGGEDFSAYLEKAPGAYFNVGSGSDGQDSRWPHHHPRFTIDEASLETGVRMLHAAALRLTVPE from the coding sequence ATGACTGCAATTCAGGACCGGGTCGAGGAACTCCGCACGCAGCTCGTGGCGTGGCGGCGGCACCTGCACATGAACCCCGAGGTGGGCTTCGAGGAGCACGAGACGGCCGCGTACATCGAGGCCGAACTGCGCAAGATGCCGGGCCTGAGCGTCTCGCGCCCCACCGCGACCAGCGTGCTGGCCGTCCTGAAGGGTGGGCAGCCGGGCCGCACCGTGCTGCTGCGCGCCGACATCGACGCGCTGCCCATCCACGAGGAGAACACCTTCGAGTTCGCCTCGACCCGGCCCGGCGTGATGCACGCCTGCGGGCACGACGGGCACACCGCGATCCTGCTGGGCGTGGCGGCGCTGCTCTCGGGGGACGCGGCCAGCGTGCCGGGCGAGGTCCGCATGATCTTCCAGCACGCCGAGGAGATCGGGCCCGGCGGCGCGGAGGAACTGGTCATGAACACCCCGCTGATGGACGGCGTGGACGTGGTCACGGGCCTGCACCTGAACAGCCAGCTGCCGGCCGGCGTGGTAGCGGTCAAGCCCGGCGCGTTCATGGCCGCGCCGGACATGCTGGAACTCACCATCCGGGGGCGGGGCGGGCACGGCGCGCACCCGGAGGAAGCGGTGGACCCCATCGCGGTGGGCGCGCAGGTCGTCACGAACCTCCAGCATGTGGTGAGCCGCATGGTGGCCGCGCAGGACGCGCTGGTGGTCAGCATCACCAAATTCACGAGCGGCACCACGCACAACGTCATTCCCGACACGGCCGAACTGATGGGCACGGTCCGCACCTTCGACCCGGCGCTGCGCGAGCGGGCGCCGCAGCTGATCGAGCGGGTCATCAAGGGCGTGTGCGACGCGCACGGCGCGACCTACGACCTGCGCTACGAGTTCGGGTACCGCCCGCTGATCAACACCGACTGGGTGGCCGCGCAACTGAAAGACATCGCGCTGGACGTGGTCGGCGCGGACCTGTACCGGGACGCGAAACCCACCATGGGCGGCGAGGACTTCAGCGCCTACCTAGAAAAGGCGCCCGGCGCGTACTTCAACGTCGGTTCCGGCAGTGACGGGCAGGACAGCCGCTGGCCGCACCACCACCCGCGCTTCACCATCGACGAGGCCAGCCTGGAAACCGGGGTGCGGATGCTGCACGCCGCCGCGCTGCGCCTGACCGTCCCGGAGTGA
- a CDS encoding NUDIX hydrolase, translated as MTDHPNWTSLIEDEVQPWETLESRQLVSGFRTVFEDRVRLPNGAETTYQYRPRGPRAVFVLPVTAQGEAVLIRQYRYPLRATVTEVVAGGVERGEDLLAAARRELHEEVGGVAAEWVALPGFYPQPSISGVIFYPFLALGVSLGDMHHEDTETIERVVVPLAEAYRRLDAGEILDGSSSLTLWHARAVLAGRGLL; from the coding sequence ATGACTGATCACCCGAACTGGACGTCGTTGATTGAGGATGAGGTTCAGCCGTGGGAGACGCTGGAGTCCCGGCAGCTCGTGTCGGGGTTCCGCACGGTGTTCGAGGACCGCGTGCGGCTCCCGAATGGCGCGGAGACGACTTATCAGTACCGTCCGCGTGGGCCGCGCGCCGTGTTTGTGTTGCCCGTGACGGCTCAGGGTGAGGCGGTCCTGATCCGTCAGTACCGCTACCCGCTGCGCGCGACCGTCACTGAGGTCGTTGCGGGTGGCGTGGAGCGCGGCGAGGACCTGCTCGCGGCGGCCCGGCGGGAACTGCACGAGGAGGTTGGGGGTGTGGCGGCGGAGTGGGTGGCGCTGCCGGGCTTCTACCCGCAGCCGAGTATCAGTGGCGTGATCTTCTACCCGTTCCTGGCGTTGGGGGTGTCGCTGGGCGACATGCATCATGAGGACACCGAGACGATCGAGCGTGTGGTGGTGCCTCTGGCGGAGGCGTACCGTCGCCTGGATGCCGGGGAGATCCTGGATGGGTCGAGCAGTCTGACGTTGTGGCATGCGCGGGCGGTGCTGGCCGGGCGGGGGCTGCTCTGA
- a CDS encoding Gfo/Idh/MocA family oxidoreductase, with translation MPQKPDITPPEAHDQRVGFALVGIGKLTAEELIPAARTSEHAYVAALVSGEPDKADGFARALGLSEQDAYTYEQFDELANRDDVQAVYIVLPNSLHREYATRAARMGKHVLCEKPLGVNAEDAQTIVDACKGAGVLLMTAYRCQYTPEHWAARDAVQGGTLGPVQLLNSIHAQVEDDPEAWRLKRDLAGGGPLPDVGIYSLNTLRFITGQEPEWVFATQHQPAEDPRFREVEASMSALLGFPGGVSATIQTSYAAHSTGTLRVMGEKGSLLMDPAFPYDGLKLSLSGEDGTRQPSFPEYDQFTLEFDHFARCIRRGDTPWTPGEEGVQDHVIMDALYESARTGQVVRLPTHTNRDAFRGTKPELPQK, from the coding sequence ATGCCTCAGAAACCGGACATCACGCCCCCCGAAGCGCATGACCAGCGGGTGGGCTTCGCCCTGGTCGGCATCGGTAAGCTGACCGCCGAGGAACTCATTCCCGCCGCGCGCACCAGCGAACACGCCTACGTGGCCGCGCTTGTGAGCGGCGAGCCGGACAAGGCGGACGGGTTTGCCCGCGCGCTGGGCCTGAGCGAGCAGGACGCCTACACCTACGAGCAGTTCGACGAACTGGCGAACCGCGACGACGTGCAGGCCGTATACATCGTGCTGCCCAACAGCCTGCACCGCGAGTACGCCACCCGCGCCGCCCGCATGGGCAAACACGTCCTGTGCGAGAAACCGCTGGGCGTGAACGCCGAGGACGCCCAGACCATCGTGGACGCCTGCAAAGGGGCCGGGGTGCTGCTGATGACCGCCTACCGCTGCCAGTACACCCCGGAACACTGGGCGGCCCGTGACGCCGTGCAGGGCGGCACGCTGGGGCCGGTGCAGCTGCTGAACTCCATCCACGCGCAGGTCGAGGACGACCCGGAGGCGTGGCGCCTGAAACGCGACCTGGCGGGCGGCGGGCCGCTGCCGGACGTGGGCATCTACAGCCTGAACACCCTGCGCTTTATCACTGGTCAGGAACCCGAGTGGGTGTTCGCCACGCAGCACCAGCCCGCAGAGGACCCGCGCTTCCGGGAGGTCGAGGCGTCCATGAGCGCCCTGCTGGGCTTCCCCGGCGGCGTGAGTGCGACCATCCAGACCAGTTACGCGGCGCACAGCACGGGCACCCTGCGCGTGATGGGTGAGAAGGGCAGCCTGCTGATGGACCCCGCCTTCCCGTACGACGGCCTGAAGCTGAGCCTGTCTGGTGAGGACGGTACCCGCCAGCCCAGTTTCCCCGAGTACGACCAGTTCACGCTGGAATTCGATCACTTCGCGCGGTGCATCCGCCGTGGCGACACACCGTGGACCCCCGGCGAGGAGGGCGTGCAGGACCATGTGATCATGGACGCCCTGTACGAGAGCGCCCGCACCGGACAGGTCGTGCGCCTGCCCACCCACACGAACCGCGACGCGTTCCGGGGCACGAAACCCGAACTGCCGCAGAAGTAG
- a CDS encoding secondary thiamine-phosphate synthase enzyme YjbQ: MWAQHLLTLPERRRGFHLITREVAGAVPELARTRAGLLHVFIQHTSASLTLNENASPDVRRDFETYFDHAVPDGWEPFTHTLEGPDDMAAHIKASLLGPSLTLPVRDGRLALGTWQGVYLCEHRDHGGPRRLILTLTGQEG; the protein is encoded by the coding sequence ATGTGGGCGCAGCATCTTCTGACCCTGCCCGAGCGGCGGCGCGGCTTTCACCTGATCACGCGGGAGGTCGCGGGGGCCGTCCCGGAACTGGCCCGCACCCGCGCGGGGCTGCTGCACGTGTTCATTCAGCACACGAGTGCCAGCCTGACCCTGAACGAGAACGCCAGCCCGGACGTCCGCCGTGACTTCGAAACGTACTTCGATCACGCCGTCCCGGACGGCTGGGAGCCCTTTACGCACACCCTGGAGGGACCGGACGACATGGCGGCGCACATCAAGGCCAGCCTGCTGGGCCCCAGCCTGACGCTGCCGGTGCGGGACGGTCGGCTGGCGCTGGGCACGTGGCAGGGCGTGTACCTCTGCGAACACCGCGACCACGGCGGCCCCAGAAGACTGATCCTCACACTGACGGGGCAGGAAGGGTGA
- a CDS encoding HD domain-containing phosphohydrolase: MLLNFCLLLTCTFLLSLTYRQWPVPARSAEHQLRIVLAAVASVLLLLNTQEVGPYKIDLRFVPLALITLRYGVGPGLLVAAGPVVLRVLESDLGGLSALVNALSVVGLSGILRGYLNFRDLGRRDLWKLPLPYLGVGLMLFFTPQPPGVSPWVLYPSMLALHSLATVAVLGVLNARLRLLRATAELERQVLTDELTGLGNRRRFDLDLARLETGGQLVMLDIDDFRSLNERHGTPVGDRALRYIGQVMTDVAPHAAYRLSGEEFALLLNVGSEAGARALVERIQAQVTEPGGLPWANLTLSAGMATRLLHETPSELMSRADEALYLAKTNGRNRLVVQQYSARPTTAEVALPDIRPRYSLWQAQRTTVNLLTQRRTLTDDDWHELLRLAVQTVDGVEAGTLNVREGSVFRVCASEGYDEGLTGLTLTERSQRKWYGGSLEDWLAGKPRVLRPGEIQRAWASADESHQPGQDQLFAQLGRRDQLRANLCLPVVLGGEVIAHLNLDSMSSEDVFTPAVMQDAGVFAQQVAALLQLQERWRELEQLARLHGDLSLSLDDDAIAGHLTDTAHALLRTSYTVLLRYDATQDMLISAARAGASPLDGPPVRLRRGEGMSWLALETGQVQRVADIMTTPGAYRPENLEPDRRALMAVPLLSHQRQPLGVLCLLRSAHRPFQASDEALAAMLASVGTRVMERGTHLNDLRATLEASLNTLGVALEARDFETQGHTQRVRDLALMMGAALQLPDDQMTALRHGATLHDIGKLCIPDAVLLKPGRLTPDERAVVEQHAPLGADLVARIPFLHPESHHVVRHHHERWDGAGYPDRLAADGIPLLARIFALCDVYDALISVRPYKAAMSHARALEIIREGRGTQFDPALTDLFCSLIPGGFAVSVSSHPAGTGEATVPAEEGAVPAGPVAAGPVEADGALP, encoded by the coding sequence GTGCTGCTGAATTTCTGTTTATTACTGACCTGCACGTTTCTGCTGAGTCTCACGTACCGTCAGTGGCCGGTGCCGGCGCGCTCGGCCGAGCATCAGCTGCGGATCGTGCTGGCGGCGGTCGCCTCGGTGCTGCTGCTGCTGAACACCCAGGAGGTCGGGCCGTACAAGATCGACCTGCGGTTCGTGCCGCTGGCGCTGATCACCCTGCGGTACGGCGTCGGGCCGGGCCTGCTGGTTGCGGCCGGGCCGGTCGTGCTGCGCGTGCTGGAGTCCGACCTGGGCGGCCTGTCGGCGCTCGTGAACGCCCTGAGCGTCGTGGGCCTGTCGGGAATCCTGCGCGGATACCTGAACTTCCGGGACCTGGGGCGCAGGGACCTCTGGAAACTGCCGCTTCCTTATCTGGGCGTGGGTCTGATGCTGTTCTTCACGCCCCAGCCGCCCGGCGTGTCCCCGTGGGTGCTGTACCCGTCCATGCTGGCGCTGCACTCGCTGGCGACCGTGGCCGTGCTGGGCGTCCTGAATGCCCGGCTGCGCCTGCTGCGCGCCACCGCCGAACTGGAACGGCAGGTTCTGACCGACGAACTGACCGGACTGGGCAACCGGCGACGCTTCGATCTGGATCTCGCGCGGCTGGAGACGGGCGGACAGCTCGTGATGCTGGACATCGACGATTTCCGGTCGCTGAACGAGCGGCACGGCACGCCGGTCGGGGACCGGGCACTGCGCTACATCGGGCAGGTCATGACGGACGTCGCGCCGCACGCCGCGTACCGACTGAGTGGCGAGGAGTTCGCGCTGCTGCTGAACGTGGGCAGCGAGGCCGGAGCGCGCGCGCTGGTCGAGCGGATCCAGGCGCAGGTCACGGAGCCCGGCGGCCTGCCCTGGGCGAACCTGACCCTGTCGGCCGGCATGGCGACCCGCCTGCTGCACGAGACGCCCAGCGAGCTGATGTCCCGCGCGGACGAGGCGCTGTACCTCGCCAAGACGAACGGCCGTAACCGGCTGGTCGTGCAGCAGTACAGCGCGCGGCCCACCACGGCCGAGGTGGCGCTGCCGGACATCCGCCCCCGCTACTCGCTGTGGCAGGCGCAGCGCACCACCGTCAATCTGCTCACGCAGCGCCGCACCCTGACCGACGACGACTGGCACGAGCTGCTGCGACTGGCGGTGCAGACCGTGGACGGCGTGGAGGCCGGCACCCTGAACGTCCGCGAGGGCAGCGTGTTCCGCGTGTGCGCCTCCGAGGGGTACGACGAGGGCCTGACCGGCCTGACCCTGACCGAGCGGTCGCAGCGCAAATGGTACGGCGGAAGCCTGGAGGACTGGCTGGCGGGCAAACCGCGCGTGCTGCGGCCCGGCGAGATCCAGCGGGCCTGGGCGTCGGCCGACGAGTCGCACCAGCCCGGTCAGGACCAGCTGTTCGCGCAGCTGGGACGCCGCGATCAGCTGCGCGCGAACCTGTGCCTGCCGGTCGTGCTGGGCGGCGAGGTGATCGCGCACCTGAACCTGGATTCCATGAGTTCCGAGGACGTGTTCACGCCGGCCGTCATGCAGGACGCCGGGGTGTTCGCGCAGCAGGTCGCGGCGCTGCTGCAGTTGCAGGAACGCTGGCGGGAACTCGAGCAGCTGGCGCGGCTGCACGGCGACCTGAGCCTCAGCCTCGACGACGACGCCATCGCCGGGCACCTGACCGACACCGCCCACGCCCTGCTGCGCACCAGTTACACCGTCCTGCTGCGCTACGACGCCACGCAGGACATGCTGATCAGCGCGGCCCGTGCCGGGGCCAGCCCGCTGGACGGCCCCCCGGTGCGGCTGCGGCGCGGCGAGGGCATGTCGTGGCTGGCGCTGGAAACCGGGCAGGTGCAGCGCGTGGCGGACATCATGACCACGCCCGGCGCGTACCGCCCGGAGAACCTGGAACCCGACCGCCGCGCCCTGATGGCCGTGCCGCTGCTGTCGCACCAGCGGCAGCCGCTGGGCGTGCTGTGCCTGCTGCGCAGCGCCCACCGGCCCTTCCAGGCCAGTGACGAGGCGCTGGCCGCCATGCTCGCCAGCGTCGGCACGCGCGTCATGGAGCGCGGCACGCACCTGAACGACCTGCGCGCCACGCTGGAAGCCTCGCTGAACACGCTGGGCGTGGCGCTCGAAGCGCGGGATTTCGAGACGCAGGGCCACACCCAGCGCGTGCGGGACCTGGCGCTCATGATGGGCGCGGCGCTGCAACTCCCGGACGACCAGATGACGGCGCTGCGGCACGGCGCGACGCTGCACGACATCGGGAAGCTGTGCATCCCGGACGCCGTGCTGCTCAAGCCGGGCCGCCTGACCCCGGACGAGCGGGCCGTGGTCGAGCAGCACGCCCCGCTGGGCGCGGACCTCGTGGCCCGCATTCCGTTCCTGCATCCCGAGTCGCATCACGTCGTCCGGCACCACCATGAACGCTGGGACGGCGCCGGGTACCCGGACCGGCTGGCCGCCGACGGGATTCCGCTGCTGGCCCGGATCTTCGCGCTGTGCGACGTGTACGACGCCCTGATCAGCGTCCGGCCCTACAAGGCCGCGATGTCGCACGCGCGGGCGCTGGAGATCATCCGCGAGGGGCGCGGCACGCAGTTCGACCCGGCGCTGACGGACCTGTTCTGCAGCCTGATTCCCGGTGGTTTCGCCGTATCGGTCTCCAGTCACCCGGCCGGGACCGGGGAAGCCACCGTGCCCGCTGAGGAAGGGGCGGTGCCTGCCGGGCCAGTGGCCGCCGGGCCGGTCGAGGCGGACGGCGCACTGCCATGA